In Streptomyces sp. SLBN-118, the following are encoded in one genomic region:
- a CDS encoding acyl-CoA carboxylase subunit beta: protein MTLLSDTAPVRVEAVHARGRVAELHALREEARRGPSERATEAQHAKGKLTARERIGLLLDEGSFHEVEQLRRHRATGFGLEAKKPYTDGVITGWGTVEGRTVFVYAHDFRIFGGALGEAHATKIHKIMDMAISAGAPLVSLNDGAGARIQEGVSALAGYGGIFQRNTRASGVIPQISVMLGPCAGGAAYSPALTDFVFMVRETSQMFITGPDVVKAVTGEEITQNGLGGADVHAETSGVAHFAYDDEETCIAEVRYLLAMLPSNNRENPPSVAAEDPADRRGEALLDLVPADGNRPYDMHKVIEELVDDGDYLEIHERWARNIICALARLDGQVVGIVANQPQSLAGVLDIEASEKAARFVQMCDAFNIPIITLLDVPGFLPGVDQEHGGIIRHGAKLLYAYCNATVPRISLILRKAYGGAYIVMDSQSIGADLTYAWPTNEIAVMGAEGAANVIFRRQIADAEDPEAMRVRMVKEYKAELMHPYYAAERGLVDDVIDPAETRGVLIASLAMLRTKHADLPSRKHGNPPQ from the coding sequence GTGACGCTGCTGAGTGACACCGCCCCGGTCCGCGTGGAGGCGGTCCATGCCCGGGGACGTGTGGCGGAGCTGCATGCCCTTCGTGAGGAGGCCCGTCGTGGGCCGAGTGAGAGGGCGACCGAGGCGCAGCATGCGAAGGGCAAGCTGACGGCGCGGGAGCGGATCGGGCTGCTGCTGGATGAGGGGTCGTTCCATGAGGTCGAGCAGTTGCGCCGGCATCGGGCGACGGGGTTCGGTCTGGAGGCGAAGAAGCCGTACACGGATGGTGTGATCACCGGGTGGGGCACGGTCGAGGGCCGCACGGTGTTCGTGTACGCGCATGATTTCCGGATTTTCGGCGGGGCGCTGGGTGAGGCTCATGCGACGAAGATCCACAAGATTATGGACATGGCGATCTCGGCGGGTGCGCCGCTGGTGTCGCTGAACGACGGCGCGGGGGCCCGGATCCAGGAGGGTGTCTCGGCGCTGGCCGGGTACGGAGGCATCTTCCAGCGCAACACCCGCGCGTCGGGGGTGATTCCGCAGATCTCGGTGATGCTCGGCCCGTGCGCGGGCGGGGCTGCCTACAGTCCGGCGCTGACCGACTTTGTGTTCATGGTGCGGGAGACCTCGCAGATGTTCATCACCGGCCCGGATGTGGTCAAGGCGGTGACCGGCGAGGAGATCACGCAGAACGGGCTGGGCGGCGCGGACGTGCACGCCGAGACCTCGGGTGTCGCGCACTTCGCGTACGACGACGAGGAGACCTGCATCGCCGAGGTGCGCTACCTGCTGGCGATGCTGCCGTCCAACAACCGGGAGAACCCGCCGTCCGTCGCGGCCGAGGACCCCGCGGACCGGCGTGGCGAGGCGCTGCTGGACCTGGTTCCCGCGGACGGCAACCGGCCCTACGACATGCACAAGGTGATCGAGGAGCTCGTCGACGACGGCGACTACCTGGAGATCCACGAACGCTGGGCCCGCAACATCATCTGCGCCCTGGCCCGCCTGGACGGGCAGGTGGTGGGCATCGTGGCCAACCAGCCGCAGTCGCTGGCGGGGGTGCTGGACATCGAGGCCTCCGAGAAGGCGGCCCGGTTCGTGCAGATGTGCGACGCCTTCAACATCCCGATCATTACGCTGCTGGACGTGCCCGGCTTCTTGCCGGGGGTGGACCAGGAGCACGGCGGGATCATCCGGCACGGCGCCAAGCTGCTGTACGCGTACTGCAATGCCACGGTGCCGCGTATTTCGCTGATCCTGCGCAAGGCGTACGGCGGGGCGTACATCGTGATGGACTCCCAGTCCATCGGCGCGGACCTGACCTACGCGTGGCCGACGAACGAGATCGCGGTGATGGGCGCCGAGGGTGCCGCCAATGTCATCTTCCGCCGGCAGATCGCCGATGCCGAGGACCCCGAGGCGATGCGGGTGCGCATGGTCAAGGAGTACAAGGCCGAGCTGATGCACCCCTACTACGCCGCCGAGCGCGGTCTGGTCGACGACGTCATCGACCCGGCCGAGACCCGCGGGGTGCTGATCGCATCCCTCGCCATGCTCCGCACCAAGCACGCCGACCTGCCCTCCCGCAAACACGGCAACCCCCCGCAGTGA
- a CDS encoding acyl-CoA carboxylase subunit epsilon: MKAEHGTDHVVRVERGLAEADELAAVTVVLLSLLAGQKAHVECAGERRPAADRRRWEGLAAYRAPHSWQ, from the coding sequence GTGAAGGCTGAACACGGAACCGATCACGTGGTGCGCGTCGAGCGCGGACTGGCCGAGGCGGACGAACTGGCCGCCGTGACCGTGGTGTTGCTCTCGCTGCTCGCCGGGCAGAAGGCCCACGTGGAGTGCGCCGGGGAGCGGCGGCCCGCCGCAGACCGGCGGCGCTGGGAGGGCCTGGCTGCCTACCGCGCTCCGCACAGCTGGCAGTGA
- a CDS encoding ScbR family autoregulator-binding transcription factor: protein MARQERATRTRQTILVAAAEVFDEVGYEAATISEILKRSGVTKGALYFHYASKKDLAQEVLGEQLGALPELPPRDLSLQRAVDEALLLSYLLREHEPIVRGSVRLTVEQGSSKDGLDRRVPMQAWTDHSLSLFEQAKADGELLPHTDLATVATMFVGAFTGVQVLSSIMTRHEDMLERVSELYRHLMAAIAVPGVLVRLDFSPGRGAKVYEEAMKLRQEKEVAATA from the coding sequence GTGGCGCGCCAAGAACGGGCCACTCGAACGCGGCAGACGATCCTGGTCGCGGCGGCCGAGGTGTTCGATGAGGTCGGATACGAAGCAGCGACGATCTCTGAGATCCTCAAGAGATCGGGAGTGACCAAGGGAGCGCTGTACTTCCACTACGCCTCCAAGAAAGATCTGGCCCAGGAGGTGCTGGGTGAACAGCTCGGCGCGCTACCGGAGTTGCCTCCCCGGGACCTGAGCCTGCAGCGGGCCGTGGACGAGGCCTTGCTGCTTTCCTACCTGCTCAGGGAGCATGAGCCGATTGTGCGGGGCAGCGTTCGGCTCACCGTGGAGCAGGGGTCGTCCAAGGACGGCCTGGACCGGCGTGTGCCGATGCAGGCCTGGACCGACCACAGTCTGAGCCTCTTCGAACAGGCGAAGGCGGACGGCGAGCTCCTGCCCCACACCGACCTGGCCACCGTCGCGACGATGTTCGTCGGGGCGTTCACCGGCGTGCAGGTGCTGTCGAGCATCATGACCAGACACGAGGACATGCTGGAGCGCGTGTCGGAGCTCTACCGGCACCTGATGGCCGCGATCGCGGTTCCGGGGGTGCTGGTGCGCCTCGACTTCTCCCCGGGCAGGGGGGCCAAGGTGTACGAGGAGGCCATGAAGCTCCGCCAGGAGAAGGAAGTCGCTGCGACCGCGTAG
- a CDS encoding acyl-CoA dehydrogenase gives MGSETVAPATAAEELAHLLFDQEDRERVHGTWRALIGGEEFRYRPGLSEEQRIARSYARLRLLNGALDSPEALAGDPRRLASLHEWTGVVDAALGTVAGIHYNLFLGSLLDHDPERRRNLSEFTSMQRTGTFLCTELDHGNDVAGLETTAALDRASGGFVLHTPTPGAQKFMPNTSMIGGPKSAVVAARLLIDGQDQGVCLFLTPLSDEHGPLPGVRIRMLPERTGVPLDHCLTSFDQVRLPREALMEADHGRLDRDGLVTGSLGSRRRRFLRSIGRVTVGKLCLSAKAVGVSRAALTIAVRYAHHRHISGPRAGERVPLAAHRSHHGRLLYALSKAYAMTFLHRTVVTHWSQHTPEDRAEAERMTAIAKGWITWQARDITLECRERCGAQGLFPANGLADFPLNLESSITAEGDNLVVWVKAASEMVFGHQTTRPGSHRHSGIAEKDLDDLGFLRALLGDVEGIWQLRARAAVRRAPAKSPLNRWNAASSAGLEMVSTHAGLNATDAFIAAAARATDPTAARLLHGLCRLFLLQQLCAHTGDLLAEGALNSHHVRAWSNAMEEAIADLAPHMMTLVDAFDLPGEFLSAIPIASGGYLDRVLED, from the coding sequence GTGGGGTCCGAAACCGTAGCCCCGGCCACGGCCGCCGAAGAACTGGCGCATCTGCTCTTCGACCAGGAGGACCGGGAACGCGTCCACGGCACCTGGCGCGCACTCATCGGCGGCGAGGAGTTCCGTTACCGCCCGGGGCTGTCCGAAGAACAGCGCATCGCACGCTCCTACGCCCGGCTGCGCCTGCTCAACGGCGCGCTGGACAGTCCCGAGGCGCTGGCGGGCGACCCCCGCCGGCTGGCCAGCCTGCACGAGTGGACGGGGGTGGTGGACGCGGCGCTGGGAACGGTGGCGGGGATCCATTACAACCTGTTCCTGGGCAGCCTCCTCGACCACGACCCCGAACGCCGCCGCAACTTGTCGGAGTTCACCTCCATGCAGCGCACCGGAACGTTTCTGTGCACGGAGCTCGATCACGGCAACGATGTCGCCGGCCTGGAGACCACCGCTGCCCTCGACCGCGCCTCCGGAGGCTTCGTACTGCACACACCCACTCCCGGTGCACAGAAGTTCATGCCGAACACCAGCATGATCGGCGGCCCGAAGAGCGCGGTCGTGGCCGCGCGGCTCCTCATCGACGGTCAGGACCAGGGCGTCTGCCTGTTCCTGACACCGCTGAGCGATGAACACGGTCCGCTGCCCGGCGTCCGGATCCGGATGCTGCCGGAGCGGACCGGCGTGCCGCTGGATCACTGCCTCACGTCGTTCGACCAGGTGCGACTGCCGCGCGAGGCGCTGATGGAGGCCGATCACGGGCGCTTGGACCGCGACGGGCTCGTCACCGGCAGCCTGGGCAGTCGGCGACGACGATTCCTGCGCTCGATCGGCCGCGTCACCGTGGGCAAACTCTGCCTCAGCGCCAAGGCCGTCGGTGTCTCGCGGGCGGCCCTGACCATCGCGGTTCGCTATGCGCACCACCGCCACATCAGCGGGCCCAGGGCGGGCGAGCGGGTGCCTTTGGCCGCACATCGCAGTCATCACGGCCGGCTGTTGTACGCGCTGTCCAAGGCGTACGCGATGACCTTTCTGCACCGTACGGTCGTCACCCACTGGTCCCAGCACACCCCCGAGGACCGGGCCGAGGCCGAGCGGATGACCGCCATCGCGAAAGGCTGGATCACCTGGCAGGCCCGCGACATCACACTCGAATGCCGCGAACGCTGCGGCGCCCAGGGCCTGTTCCCCGCCAACGGCCTTGCCGACTTCCCGCTGAACCTGGAGAGCTCGATCACCGCGGAGGGCGACAACCTGGTGGTCTGGGTCAAGGCCGCGTCCGAGATGGTCTTCGGCCACCAGACCACCCGGCCCGGCTCGCATCGCCATTCCGGAATCGCCGAAAAGGATCTCGACGACCTCGGTTTCCTGCGGGCCCTGCTCGGCGACGTGGAAGGCATATGGCAGTTACGCGCGCGGGCCGCCGTGCGCAGGGCCCCGGCGAAAAGCCCGCTGAACCGGTGGAACGCCGCGTCCTCGGCCGGGCTTGAGATGGTCTCCACCCACGCCGGCCTCAACGCCACCGACGCTTTCATAGCCGCCGCCGCCCGGGCCACCGACCCGACTGCGGCACGCCTGCTGCACGGGCTGTGCAGGCTGTTCCTGCTGCAACAGCTGTGCGCGCACACGGGCGACCTGCTCGCCGAAGGCGCCCTGAACAGCCATCATGTCCGCGCCTGGTCCAACGCCATGGAGGAGGCCATCGCCGACCTGGCCCCCCACATGATGACCCTGGTCGATGCCTTCGACCTGCCCGGCGAATTCCTCTCCGCCATCCCCATCGCCAGCGGCGGCTACCTCGACCGCGTCCTGGAGGACTGA
- a CDS encoding methyltransferase: MSGVRSGASDEVGVEEDLSGELFELAVGYVYSAALHTAARFRIADLLAGGPRTCGELAESAGVDGPSLRRVLRYLATKGVFREDGAGRFHLTPLADALRCDAPRSLRDFVLMRGEDIFWRPAGRLHEAVRTGGTVFEDLFGVPFYDYLAADPALAARFNAGMAAFSDTLSDDVARAYDFSAAVGGTGQVVDVGGGRGGLLRAVLLRHPRLTGVLFELPSVVADHVLDVPGLAGRWSAVAGSFFDAVPDGGDVYLLKHVLASWPDKEAVRILAECRRAMADHARLLVVNALIPQGNAPHPGKSVDAMMMTVLNGKGRTKDEYEALLDRAGLMVTRVIPVSPHAGVIEAAAG, encoded by the coding sequence ATGAGTGGTGTTCGTTCCGGGGCTTCGGACGAGGTGGGTGTCGAAGAGGACCTTTCCGGAGAGCTGTTCGAGCTGGCCGTGGGGTATGTGTACTCGGCGGCGCTGCATACCGCGGCCCGGTTCCGTATCGCGGATCTGCTCGCCGGGGGTCCCCGTACGTGTGGCGAGCTGGCCGAGTCGGCCGGTGTGGACGGGCCGAGTCTGCGGCGGGTGCTGCGGTATCTGGCGACCAAGGGGGTCTTCCGGGAGGACGGCGCCGGGCGTTTTCATCTGACGCCGCTCGCTGATGCCCTGCGCTGTGATGCCCCTCGTTCGCTGCGGGACTTCGTCCTGATGCGGGGCGAGGACATCTTCTGGCGCCCCGCGGGCCGGCTTCACGAAGCGGTACGCACCGGCGGCACCGTCTTCGAGGATCTCTTCGGCGTCCCCTTCTACGACTATCTCGCGGCCGATCCCGCACTGGCCGCACGCTTCAACGCCGGCATGGCCGCCTTCTCCGACACGTTGAGCGACGATGTCGCCCGCGCCTACGACTTCTCCGCAGCCGTCGGCGGCACCGGGCAGGTTGTCGATGTGGGCGGTGGACGCGGCGGACTGCTGCGGGCAGTGCTGCTGCGGCATCCGCGGCTGACAGGCGTGCTGTTCGAGCTGCCCTCGGTGGTCGCCGATCATGTGCTGGATGTGCCGGGGCTGGCCGGGCGCTGGAGCGCGGTGGCGGGCAGCTTCTTCGACGCGGTGCCCGACGGCGGCGACGTCTACCTCCTCAAGCACGTCCTCGCCAGCTGGCCCGACAAGGAGGCGGTGCGCATTCTTGCCGAGTGCCGCCGCGCCATGGCGGACCACGCCAGGCTGCTGGTCGTCAACGCGCTGATCCCGCAGGGGAACGCGCCCCATCCCGGCAAAAGCGTCGACGCGATGATGATGACCGTGCTGAACGGCAAGGGGCGTACGAAGGACGAGTACGAGGCGCTGCTGGACCGTGCGGGTCTCATGGTGACCCGGGTGATTCCGGTCTCGCCGCACGCCGGGGTCATCGAGGCGGCCGCGGGCTGA
- a CDS encoding S1 family peptidase, whose protein sequence is MTHARRRLQRFARLAAVGGLLCGGLMITDAVASEGSAPRGGSGGTFENTGLGARLVSELGMSRTAGNWIGEDGRQVVAVTDADAAAEVERAGARAKVVRHSMSRLRSATRTLSEAPRVPGTAWAVDYASNKVVVQADSTVSATDWSRMSGVAEGIGGFVQMRRTTGAFTTRVNGAEPILAPNGRCSAGFNVTNGRDNFVLTAGHCGPVGTSWFKDKRGSQPLGATTASSFPGTDFSLIQYRNGETPGGANVVNIGGGKGVRITGAADPAVGQQVFRSGSTTGLRSGRVTGLNATVNYPEGTVSGLIETTVCAEPGDSGGPLFAEGLALGVTSGGSGDCSTGGTTFFQPATKAMTALGVNLTGGTAPAQGSGASAAPLNPAALPPAPAGAGTPPGPGQASGPDEVTGIISARALAPGLVVLVVSLVGLIATRSIWSAQDRRRYRTHYSQSWG, encoded by the coding sequence ATGACGCATGCACGACGCAGGCTGCAGCGGTTCGCGCGGCTGGCGGCAGTCGGCGGACTGCTCTGCGGCGGGCTGATGATCACCGATGCCGTGGCGAGCGAAGGCTCCGCCCCGAGAGGGGGCTCGGGCGGCACCTTTGAGAACACCGGCCTGGGCGCACGTCTCGTGTCGGAGCTCGGCATGTCCCGTACCGCCGGCAACTGGATCGGCGAGGACGGGCGACAGGTCGTCGCGGTGACCGACGCGGACGCGGCGGCCGAGGTCGAGCGGGCGGGGGCACGCGCCAAAGTCGTCCGGCACAGCATGAGCCGGCTTCGCTCGGCCACGCGGACCCTGAGCGAAGCCCCCCGGGTGCCAGGCACCGCATGGGCCGTGGACTACGCCTCCAACAAGGTCGTGGTGCAGGCCGACAGCACCGTCTCGGCCACCGACTGGTCACGCATGTCCGGCGTCGCCGAAGGGATCGGCGGCTTCGTACAGATGCGGCGCACCACCGGCGCCTTCACCACCAGGGTCAACGGCGCCGAGCCGATCCTCGCTCCCAACGGCCGCTGCTCCGCGGGCTTCAACGTGACCAACGGCCGGGACAACTTCGTGCTGACAGCCGGGCACTGCGGCCCCGTCGGCACCAGCTGGTTCAAGGACAAGCGAGGCAGCCAGCCGCTCGGCGCCACCACCGCCAGCAGCTTCCCCGGCACCGACTTCTCGCTCATCCAGTACCGCAACGGCGAGACCCCCGGCGGAGCCAACGTCGTGAACATCGGCGGCGGCAAGGGAGTCCGGATCACCGGGGCAGCCGACCCCGCGGTCGGCCAGCAGGTCTTCCGCAGCGGCAGCACCACCGGACTGCGCTCCGGTCGCGTGACCGGGCTGAACGCGACGGTCAACTACCCCGAAGGCACCGTCAGCGGGCTGATCGAGACGACGGTCTGCGCCGAGCCCGGGGACAGCGGTGGCCCGCTGTTCGCGGAGGGGCTGGCGCTCGGGGTGACGTCGGGCGGCAGCGGCGACTGCAGCACGGGAGGGACCACGTTCTTCCAGCCGGCGACCAAGGCGATGACGGCCCTCGGTGTGAACCTGACGGGCGGCACCGCTCCCGCACAGGGCAGTGGCGCGAGCGCGGCCCCCCTCAACCCCGCGGCTCTGCCGCCGGCTCCCGCGGGAGCCGGCACACCGCCCGGGCCGGGGCAGGCGAGCGGCCCCGACGAGGTCACCGGAATCATCAGTGCCCGGGCACTGGCACCGGGACTCGTCGTCCTCGTGGTGAGCCTCGTCGGGCTGATCGCCACCCGCTCGATCTGGTCCGCTCAGGACCGCCGCCGCTACCGAACGCACTACTCACAGAGCTGGGGCTGA
- a CDS encoding GMC family oxidoreductase, translating to MSLNASVAALIADDGTADWPARVPGRLEAVIGSMPAPARAGVRAAAGALDAYAVARTGRRLGTLTAAERERVLAALGARTALLPLLDVLKVPVLLAAGTERMLEHGIRAQGLTRQDPPLDCTDSREWRTRSTADAVVIGSGAGGAMAARTLARAGLRVVVLEEGQHHSTASFGRRTPLDRFADLYRDGGATVAVGNPPLLLPVGRAVGGTTVVNSGTCYRTPDHVLARWKDDFGFSPAERFGPYLDEVERTLNVATQPLDVLGNNGRLALAGAERLGWRAAPLRRNATGCKGSCQCVVGCPTGAKQSVQLSVLPDACAAGARIVTGARARRVLVDTDRPGGPRAVGVLVGKEGGGEFEILAPLIVVAAGALQSPPLLRRSGLGGHPRLGRNLSVHPATSVAGRFPEPVTAWEGVLQSVGVEELHERGVLIEATATPPGMGSFVLPGLGGELRRELESSDRLATLGAMIADRPSGRVLGRERTLLRYDLDPRDGDRLMLAVRAMGQLLFAAGAKEVLTGIAIAPRARSLSELDAILGRVGPRHLHLSAYHPTGTVGAGADDQLFPADPAGRLRGVHGVLIADAAVLPGCPEVNPQLSIMAAALAVTEGHLEGAPGGEDRRPAVQRR from the coding sequence ATGAGTCTCAACGCATCGGTGGCCGCCCTGATCGCCGACGACGGCACCGCCGACTGGCCGGCACGGGTTCCCGGCAGGCTGGAGGCCGTCATCGGCTCGATGCCCGCTCCCGCGCGGGCCGGGGTCCGGGCGGCTGCGGGTGCGCTCGACGCGTATGCCGTGGCCCGCACCGGTCGCAGGCTCGGGACCCTGACCGCCGCGGAGCGGGAGAGGGTGCTCGCCGCGCTCGGCGCCCGCACCGCGCTGCTGCCCCTCCTCGACGTGCTCAAAGTGCCCGTTCTGCTGGCCGCCGGGACCGAGCGGATGCTCGAACACGGCATACGTGCACAGGGGTTGACGCGCCAGGACCCACCGCTCGACTGCACTGACTCGCGCGAGTGGCGGACCCGGTCCACGGCTGACGCCGTGGTCATCGGCTCCGGTGCCGGTGGAGCCATGGCGGCCCGGACCCTGGCCCGGGCCGGTCTCCGCGTCGTCGTACTGGAGGAGGGACAACACCACTCCACGGCGTCGTTCGGACGGCGCACCCCGCTCGACCGCTTCGCCGACCTCTACCGGGACGGCGGGGCGACCGTGGCAGTGGGCAATCCGCCCCTTCTGCTTCCGGTGGGCCGCGCGGTCGGCGGCACCACCGTCGTCAACTCGGGTACCTGCTACCGCACTCCGGACCATGTGCTGGCGCGCTGGAAGGACGACTTCGGTTTCTCGCCCGCCGAGCGTTTCGGCCCCTATCTCGACGAGGTCGAACGCACCCTCAACGTGGCCACCCAGCCGCTGGACGTCCTCGGCAACAACGGCCGCCTCGCGCTCGCCGGTGCCGAACGCCTCGGCTGGCGGGCCGCGCCCCTGCGCCGCAACGCGACCGGCTGCAAGGGCTCCTGCCAGTGCGTGGTGGGCTGCCCCACCGGGGCAAAACAGAGCGTGCAGCTGTCGGTCCTGCCCGACGCATGCGCCGCGGGAGCCCGCATCGTCACGGGCGCCCGCGCCCGGCGTGTCCTTGTGGACACCGACCGTCCGGGCGGTCCCCGCGCGGTGGGTGTGCTCGTAGGGAAGGAGGGCGGCGGTGAGTTCGAGATCCTCGCGCCGCTGATCGTCGTCGCCGCTGGTGCCCTGCAGTCCCCGCCCCTGCTGCGCCGCTCGGGCCTCGGCGGCCACCCACGGCTCGGCCGCAACCTCAGCGTCCATCCGGCGACCAGTGTCGCGGGCCGCTTCCCCGAACCGGTTACCGCCTGGGAAGGGGTGCTCCAGAGCGTCGGCGTCGAGGAGCTGCACGAGCGTGGCGTACTGATCGAGGCCACCGCGACCCCGCCGGGCATGGGTTCCTTCGTACTACCGGGCCTGGGTGGTGAGTTGCGGCGCGAACTGGAGAGCTCCGACCGGCTCGCCACCCTCGGCGCGATGATCGCCGACCGCCCGTCGGGACGGGTACTGGGCCGTGAACGGACTCTGCTCCGCTACGACCTGGACCCGCGCGACGGCGACCGCCTGATGCTCGCCGTACGCGCGATGGGCCAACTCCTGTTCGCGGCGGGCGCCAAGGAGGTTCTCACCGGCATCGCCATCGCGCCCCGTGCCCGCTCCCTGTCCGAACTGGACGCAATCCTCGGGCGCGTGGGGCCGCGCCACCTGCACCTGTCCGCCTATCACCCCACCGGCACCGTCGGTGCCGGTGCCGACGACCAGCTCTTCCCGGCCGACCCCGCAGGGCGGCTGCGCGGAGTGCACGGGGTGCTGATCGCGGACGCGGCGGTGCTGCCGGGCTGCCCCGAGGTCAATCCGCAGCTGAGCATCATGGCCGCGGCGCTGGCAGTCACCGAAGGCCACCTGGAGGGGGCACCCGGCGGGGAAGATCGTCGCCCGGCGGTTCAGCGGCGCTGA
- a CDS encoding FadR/GntR family transcriptional regulator, giving the protein MEALPRETIVDVLETRLREDILAGRRPAGSYLPPERQLADGYGVTRTTLKHAFGRLVQAGLLETRHGVGTRVRDYARLGGADLLPMLVRHSPDWIGEVFEVRCSVGALIAERAAARSTVEHRGELRSLLAAVRAAEGGDAVQLADIEVHRALARATGNRVYVLLTNTLFNAYLPVRAALVAPFTDPVAAHTRLEPVVEAVVAGDEGGARRAAEAYLTATERIMLEGLA; this is encoded by the coding sequence GTGGAGGCGCTGCCCCGCGAGACCATCGTCGATGTCCTGGAGACACGGCTGCGCGAGGACATCCTCGCCGGTCGCCGTCCGGCCGGCAGCTATCTGCCTCCGGAGCGACAGCTCGCCGACGGGTACGGCGTCACCCGTACCACCCTCAAGCACGCGTTCGGGCGCCTCGTGCAGGCCGGGCTCCTGGAGACACGGCACGGTGTGGGCACCCGCGTGCGGGACTACGCGCGGCTCGGCGGGGCCGATCTGCTCCCCATGCTCGTGAGGCACAGTCCGGACTGGATCGGCGAGGTCTTCGAAGTGCGGTGCAGCGTAGGCGCGTTGATCGCCGAGCGGGCTGCCGCCCGCTCCACCGTGGAGCACCGGGGCGAGCTGCGTTCCCTGTTGGCGGCGGTGCGGGCTGCCGAGGGCGGGGATGCCGTGCAGCTCGCCGACATCGAGGTGCACCGGGCGCTGGCCCGGGCCACCGGGAACCGCGTGTATGTGCTGCTGACCAACACGCTCTTCAATGCCTATCTGCCGGTGCGGGCCGCCCTCGTGGCCCCCTTCACCGACCCCGTCGCCGCGCACACCAGGCTGGAACCGGTGGTCGAAGCAGTCGTCGCGGGCGACGAGGGCGGCGCACGGCGGGCCGCGGAGGCGTATCTGACGGCGACCGAGCGGATCATGCTGGAGGGCCTCGCATGA
- a CDS encoding TIGR03086 family metal-binding protein: MNTQQHTLPTAIRECADAVSATATGIRGDQLGERTPCEKFTVAELLDHLGRTLISSERAARKEPHPAEAAAAAALGMSPASVADSADRVAAAWGDPGAYEGTTEFGPGEMPAGFAATITLEELALHGWDLAMATGRTFAISEEAGQATLGAVEQIAEQGRTNGAFGPPVSVPADAPAFHRALGASGRNPEWAR, encoded by the coding sequence ATGAACACCCAGCAGCACACACTGCCCACCGCCATCCGGGAATGCGCCGACGCGGTCTCCGCCACGGCCACCGGCATCCGCGGCGACCAGCTCGGCGAACGCACCCCGTGCGAGAAGTTCACCGTCGCCGAGCTCCTCGACCACCTGGGCAGAACCTTGATCTCCTCCGAACGCGCCGCCCGCAAGGAGCCTCACCCCGCTGAGGCTGCCGCGGCCGCCGCGTTGGGCATGTCCCCCGCCTCGGTCGCCGACTCGGCGGACAGGGTCGCGGCGGCCTGGGGCGACCCCGGGGCGTACGAGGGCACCACCGAGTTCGGCCCCGGTGAGATGCCGGCCGGCTTCGCCGCCACGATCACCCTTGAGGAACTCGCCCTGCACGGCTGGGACCTGGCCATGGCCACCGGACGGACCTTCGCGATCAGCGAGGAAGCCGGGCAGGCCACGCTCGGCGCGGTCGAACAGATAGCGGAGCAGGGCCGTACCAACGGCGCATTCGGCCCGCCCGTCTCCGTGCCCGCCGACGCACCCGCCTTCCACCGTGCACTCGGTGCCAGCGGAAGGAATCCTGAGTGGGCCCGCTGA
- a CDS encoding helix-turn-helix transcriptional regulator, producing MKVMDAVRAVAEPRRREILRLVWDAELSAGEIAERFDVTFGAVSQHLKVLRDSGLVTLRQDGRKRYYRADRKGMGPLADYLQSMWATKLDALTELAEAAERAEKSEEASP from the coding sequence ATGAAGGTCATGGATGCGGTACGGGCGGTCGCCGAGCCCAGACGGCGCGAGATTCTTCGCCTGGTCTGGGATGCCGAGCTGTCCGCGGGCGAGATCGCCGAGCGGTTCGACGTCACCTTCGGCGCGGTCTCCCAGCACCTCAAGGTGCTCAGGGACTCGGGCCTGGTTACGCTGCGCCAGGACGGCAGAAAGCGCTACTACCGGGCCGACCGCAAGGGCATGGGCCCGCTGGCCGACTACCTGCAGTCGATGTGGGCCACCAAGCTGGACGCCCTCACCGAACTGGCCGAAGCGGCTGAACGCGCCGAGAAGTCCGAGGAGGCAAGCCCGTGA
- a CDS encoding SRPBCC domain-containing protein has translation MSTDLVTLERRIDARPETVFSFFTDRNKWLSWMGQDGEFSFRPGGAYRTTVTGQNIAEGHFVEIDPPKRIVFTWGWLDSDLGVPPGSTTVEITLEPDAEGTLLRLVHRDLPSPQARAAHKDGWIHYTDRLATLAEDGNPGPDTWM, from the coding sequence GTGAGCACCGACCTGGTCACCCTGGAACGGCGCATCGACGCCCGGCCCGAGACCGTCTTCTCCTTCTTCACCGACCGGAACAAATGGCTGTCCTGGATGGGCCAGGACGGCGAGTTCAGCTTCCGGCCCGGCGGCGCCTACCGCACCACCGTCACCGGCCAGAACATCGCCGAGGGCCACTTCGTCGAGATCGACCCGCCCAAACGCATCGTCTTCACCTGGGGCTGGCTGGACAGCGACCTCGGTGTCCCGCCCGGCTCGACAACCGTCGAAATCACCCTCGAACCCGACGCCGAGGGCACGCTGCTCCGCCTGGTCCACCGCGATCTCCCCTCCCCCCAGGCCCGCGCGGCCCACAAGGACGGCTGGATCCACTACACCGACCGGCTCGCCACCCTCGCGGAGGACGGCAACCCGGGCCCCGACACCTGGATGTAG